In Micromonospora ferruginea, the sequence CACCGGGCTCGACGGGGTGGACGTGCGCAAGGTCTCCGACCGCACGTTCCTGCTGCACCTCGGCGGCAAGATCGAGGTCACCCCGAAGGTCGCGCTGCGCACCCGCGACGAGCTGTCCCGCGCGTACACGCCGGGGGTGGCCCGGGTCTGCCAGGCGATCGCCGAGAACCCGGCCGACGCCCGCCGGCTCACCATCAAGCGCAACACGGTGGCCGTGGTCAGCGACGGCTCCGCCGTGCTCGGCCTGGGCAACCTCGGGCCGGCCGCGTCACTGCCGGTGATGGAGGGCAAGGCGGCCCTGTTCAAGCGCTTCGGCGGGGTGGACGCCTGGCCGGTGGTGCTGGACACCCAGGACACCGACGAGATCGTGTCGATCGTCAAGGCCATCGCGCCGGCGTACGGCGGGATCAACCTGGAGGACATCGCCGCGCCGCGCTGCTTCGAGATCGAGGCCCGGCTGCGCGAGGCGCTGGACATCCCGGTCTTCCACGACGACCAGCACGGCACCGCGATCTGCGTGCTGGCCGCGCTGACCAACGCGCTGCGCGTGGTGGGCAAGCAGCTCGCGGACGTCCGGGTCGTGGTCTCCGGCGCCGGCGCGGCCGGCACCGCGATCATGAAGCTGCTGCTGCGCCAGGGCGTGGGCGACATCATCGCGTACGACCGGCAGGGCGCCCTGCACCGCGGGCTGCCCGACCTGAACCCGGCCTGGCAGTGGTTGGCCGAGAACACCAACCGGGAGAACTACGCCGGTGACCTGGCCGGGGCGGTGCGCGGCGCGGACGTGTTCATCGGGGTGAGCGCCCCGAACCTGCTCACCGGCGAGGACGTCGCCGCGATGGCCAAGGACGCGATCGTCTTCGCGCTGGCCAACCCGGACCCGGAGGTCGACCCGCGGGAGGCCCGCAAGTACGCCGCCGTGGTCGCCACCGGCCGCTCCGACCAGCCGAACCAGATCAACAACGTGCTCGCCTTCCCGGGCGTGTTCCGCGGCATGCTCGACGCGCACGCCGAGGAGTTCACCGAGGAGATGGCGATCGCGGCGGCCCGCGCCATCGCCGACGTGGTCGGCGAAGAAAAGATCAACCCGACGGTGATCGTGCCGAGCGTGTTCGACTCGCGGGTCGCGCCCGCGGTGGCCGCCGCGGTGCGCGCCGCCGCGCAGAACCCGGCCGTCACGCCGCCGCCGGCCGCCGACCCGGGCCCCGCCGACCTCCCCGAGATCGCCGCCAACGCCAGCGCCACCCCCTGACGCCTCCCGCCGCGCACCGCCTCCCACCCGCCGATCGCCCGGCCCACGCCCGTCCCCCCAGCCCACGCCGACCCGGCCGGGGCGGCGCGGTTGCTGGCGGGCCTCAGGTGAGGTGTCGGGACCCGGGCATGTCGCGCCAGGAAAGAGAGTTGCCCTGAGAGCGGTATGCCTCAGAGGCATATTTATGGGTCTTGTGATGGATGTGTGGGTCACCGGTTGGGGAGTTGGGGTTGGTGGCCGCCGAGGTTGAGCATGGCCAGGGCGATGAGGGCGTCGGGTGAGTGGAAGCCGAAGGCCATCCGGGTGATCAGGCGGATCTTGGCGTTGACGGACTCGATGCGGCCGTTGGACAGGCCGTGGGTGATGGAGGCGATGATCGCGTCGCGGTGACGCGTGACGCGGCGTTGTAGGTCGACGAAGATGTCGATGCGGCTGCGGCGGGCCCATTCGACCCAACGGTCGAGGGCTTCGACCGCGGCTGGTGGGCTGGTTTTGGCCAGGGTGAACACGTAGCGCAGGCCTTCTTTGAGGGCCCAGGCTCGGTGCAGGCGGGGGTGGGTCTTGGCGATCCAGGCGAGGGTGGCCCGCTGGGCGTCGGTGAGGTTGTTCGGGTTCTTCCATAGCGCCCAGCGGGTGTTCTTCACCAGCCGCGCTTCGCCGACGGCCACCCCGCGGCGGCCTGCTCCCCGACCGGTCGCGGCGTTCCATACCTGTCGGCGGACCCGGTCGACGGCGTCGCTGGCCCACGCCACGACGTGAAACGGGTCGGCGCAGCGCACCGCGTTCGGGCAACGACGCCGCACCACGGTCGTGATCCAGTCCGCGCCGTCGGCCGACACGTGAGTGATCGCGGCGGCCCGCTCGGGACCGAGCAGGTCGAAGAACGCGTGCAGCGTGGCCGCGCTCTTGCCCGCAGCGGCCCACACCAGTCGACCGGTGTCGTGGTCGACCACCACGCTCAGATACCGGTGGCCCTTCTTATAGCTGACCTCGTCGATACCAATGCGACGCAACCCGTCGAGGCGATCCACCGCGTCGCCGGTGTCAGCCCACACCCGCGCCACGATCGCCCCCACCGTGCGCCAACTGATCCGCATCAACCGCGACACCACCGACTTCGCCGCGTGCACCGCCAACCACGCCACCACCTGATCGAACGCCCGGGTATGCCCCGCCCCATGACGCGCCCACGGCACCGCCGCGACGATCACCCCATGCACCCGACACGACACCCGCGGCGCATCGGCCTCGATCACCGCCCGCACCGTCCCCAGATCCAACGCCCGCCACCGCCGCCGAACACCCGCGTCATACCCCGCACACCGACGACGACAATGCGGACACCGATGCCGAGCACCCCGCCGCACCCGCACCCGAGCCACCACCACCGACTCGACCGCATCGAACTCGACACCCTCGAGCACCGCCTGCTCGACCCCGAACAACCGAGCCCATACCCTTACCGAACGCACGCCGTTGCCCCGCCCACTAGTTCTGACCTTCGACAAGCCAGAACCTAGGCAGGACAACGGCGTGCCCCATCAACGACGCGCCCAACCACCCACAAACACGTCACAAGACCCATATTTATGACTCTCAGGCATACCGCAGAAAAGTGCACATCATCCGGGAGCCGTCACACAGCGTGTTCAACGCTGGTGCGGGACGTCGGAACGCCTGTCCCCACCACAGATCGCGCCCGCGAAACGCACGCCGGGGACCACGAGTAAGCACGCCGGGATCGAACCGCGACACCGCCCGGTGCCATCTGCAACACCGACACCATGCCACCGCTTGGCACGCACAGCACGCCACCGCACGCGCAGCGCCGCCTGCGGTCAGGGGCGCAGGGCGTCCGGAATGAGGGTCCCGGTGGCCACCAGCACGGCGGGGCCGGACAGCCAGCACGAGTCGGGCGTCACGGTGACGGTGAGGCGCCCGCCCGGCACGTCCACCGCCACCACACCGGTCTCTCGGTCGGCGTCGCGCAGCGCCACCGCCGCCACCGCGCACGCGCCGGTGCCGCACGAGAGCGTCTCGGCCGAGCCCCGCTCGTGGACCCGCATCAGCACGTGCGCGTCGGCGCCGTCGACCGGCCCGCCCGGCGTGGTGAACTCGACGTTCACCCCGGTCGGGAAGACCGAGGCGTCGACCTCCGGCGCGCGGGTGAGGTCCAGGCCGGCCAGGTCCAGCGCGGCGGGCAGCGCGCACACCAGGTGCGGGTTGCCGACGTCCACCGCCGCGCCGGTCAGGGTCAGCCCGCCCAGGGTGGCGGTGGCCGCGTCGTGCAGGCGGGGACGCCGCATCTCGACGGCCACGTCCGCGCCCTCGACGCGCGCCCGGACCAGACCGGCCCGGGTGGCCACCGGCAACGTCCCGCCCGACGGGGCGACCAGCCCGGTCTCCAGCAGGTAGCGCACGAACACCCGGGCACCGTTGCCGCACATCTCGGCGAACGAGCCGTCGGAGTTCCAGTAGTCCATGAACCACTCGGCCTCGCCGGCCAGCGCGACGCCGTCGGGGTGCTTCGCGGCGCGTACCACCCGCAGGACGCCGTCGCCGCCGAGCCCGCGCCGCCGGTCGCAGAGCGCGGCGACCAGGCCGGGCGTCAGGTCGAGCGTGCCGTCCGGGTCGGGCAGGATGACGAAGTCGTTGCCGGTGCCGTGACCCTTGGTGAACTCCACGCCCCCATCATCCCCGATCCCCGGCGGCCACCCGCAGGGCCGTGTCGACGACGTCGGGGGCGGCCGAGTCGAGCCAGTGCACGCGCGGGTCGCGCCGGAACCACGAGCGCTGCCGGCGCACGAAGCGGCGGGTCGCCCGGATCGTCTCCTCGTACGCCTCGGTCTCGGTCGACTCACCGGCCAGGAAGCGCAGCACCTGGTGGTAGCCGAGCGCCCGGCCGGCGGTACGCCCGGCGGGCAGCCCCTCGCCGACCAGCGTCCGCACCTCGTCGACCAGGCCGTCGGCCCACATCCGGTCCACCCGCAGCGCGATCCGCTCGTCCAGCCGGGCGGTGTCCAGGTCGACCCCGAGCTGCACGGACGGGTAGTAGGGCGTGGGCGCCGGCAGCGACGCGGCGAACGGCGCGCCGGTCAGCTCGATCACCTCCAGCGCCCGGACGATCCGCCGGCCGTTGCTGGGCAGGATGCCGGCCGCCGCCTCCGGGTCCGCCTCGGCCAGGCGGGCGTGCAGCGGGCCCGGACCCACCTCGGCCAGCTCCGCCTCCAGCCGTTCCCGCAGCGCCGGATCGGTGCCGGGGAACTCGAACTGCTCCAGCACCGCCCGCACGTAGAGCCCGGAGCCGCCGACCAGCAGCGGCACCCGCCCCCGGGCCAGGATGTCGTCGACCGCCGCGCGGGCCAGCTTCTGGTATTCCGCCACGCTGGCCGGCTCGGTCACCGGCCAGATGTCCAGCAGGTGGTGCGGCACGCCCTCGCGCTCGGCCGGGGTCAGCTTGGCGGTGCCGACGTCCATGCCCCGGTAGAGCTGCATCGAGTCGGCGTTGACCACCTCGCCGCCGAGGGCGTGCGCCAGCGCGATGCTCAACGCCGACTTCCCGGCCGCGGTCGGGCCGACCACCGCGACGACGATCCCGTCCACGCTCACACCCGCTCCCAGTTCGCCACGAAGTAGGCGACGCCGTAGGGCGCCCGGTGGTAGCCCAGCTCGCCGCGCCAGTCGCCGCCCGCCGCGCCGACCGCGCCGGCCAGCACCTGCCAGGCCGCCCGTCCGGCGACCGTCAGCTCGGCGGAGAGCACCGGGTCCAGGCCGCGCAACGCGTCGGCGTCCGCCTTGGCCAGGGCCGCGGCGACCCCCTCGTCGTACGCCTCGGCGCGCGGGTCGTCGTAGCCCGGCGCCTTGACGCCCCGGCAGGCCGAGCCGTCGCCGAGCACCAGCAGCGCGCACCGGGGATCGCCGTCCGGGACCAGCGTCGCGCCCAACTCGACCGCCTCCGCCGGGGTGGCGTCGGCGGCGACCGTCCAGGCCCGCCGGGGCAGCTCGGTGCCGGACCGGTTCACCAGCCAGGCGCCGATGGTGAGGCTCAGTGGCAGCGCGTCGACGCCCGAGCAGTTGACCTTCCAGAGCCGGACGAACCGGTCCAGCCCGAACGGGCGCAACGACCCGTAGTCGGCCGTGCCGAGACGTTCCGTCCCGGGACCCGCGCCGACCAGCAGCAGCACCTCGGGCCCGGCGGCGAGCAGCCGGGCGACCGCGGCGTCGGCGGCGGCGCGCAGGTCGTCCAACTCGGGCGCGGCGGCACCGGCCACCTCGGGCACGAGCAGGGGCGGGTGGGGGCAGACGGCGGCGGCGACCAGGGGCACGGCTCCAACCTATCGTCGCCGCCCGGTGCGTCCCCGCGCCGATCCGGTCATCGGGGGCGTACGACACCGTATGGTCACGGTCGACGACAGGCGCTCGACACGGACGGGGGCGGACCTGTGACAATGCCGGGAGAAAGTTTGCTGCGCCGTGGCGGCGACCGAGGGCTGGTCCCTCGACGCCGGGAGAACGAGGATGGGCACATGAGCGACTGGACTGCCTTCGGACGGGTGGACGAGGACGGCACCGTCTACGTCAAGACCGCCGAGGGCGAGCGGGTGGTCGGATCCTGGCAGGCGGGCGCCCCGGAGGAAGGGCTCGCCCACTTCGCCCGGCGCTTCTCCGACCTGGTGACGGAGGTCGACCTGACCGAGGCCCGGCTCAACTCGGGCGCGGCGGACGCCGGCGGCTCGCTGGCCACGATCCGCCGGATCCGGGCGTCGCTGCCCGAGGCGCACGTGGTCGGTGACATCGACGCGCTGGCCGCCCGGCTGGACAAGCTGGCGACGGTCGCCGAGGAGAAGGCCGGCGAGGCCAAGGCGGCTCGCGAGGCCGCCCGGGGCGAGGCGCTGGCCCGCAAGACCGCCCTGGTCGAGGAGGCCGAGAAGCTGGCCGCCGAGTCGACCGGCTGGAAGACCGCCGGTGACCGGCTCAAGGAGATCCTCGACGAGTGGAAGACCATCCGCGGCGTCGACAAGAAGTCCGACGGTGAGCTGTGGAAGCGGTTCGCCGCCGCGCGCGACGGCTTCACCCGCCGTCGGGGTGCCCACTTCGCCTCCCTCGACCAGCAGCGCAAGCAGGCGCAGACGGTCAAGGAGGAGCTGGTCGCCGAGGCCGAGAAGCTCAAGGAGTCGACCGACTGGGGCGTCACCGCCGGCCAGCTCAAGGACCTG encodes:
- a CDS encoding NAD-dependent malic enzyme, which produces MAITRLPSAGFSITIRIAVPADASSIGRLTTAAGEAGAIVTALDVVDSDPTNVIVDLTCDTADASHADQVVDALTGLDGVDVRKVSDRTFLLHLGGKIEVTPKVALRTRDELSRAYTPGVARVCQAIAENPADARRLTIKRNTVAVVSDGSAVLGLGNLGPAASLPVMEGKAALFKRFGGVDAWPVVLDTQDTDEIVSIVKAIAPAYGGINLEDIAAPRCFEIEARLREALDIPVFHDDQHGTAICVLAALTNALRVVGKQLADVRVVVSGAGAAGTAIMKLLLRQGVGDIIAYDRQGALHRGLPDLNPAWQWLAENTNRENYAGDLAGAVRGADVFIGVSAPNLLTGEDVAAMAKDAIVFALANPDPEVDPREARKYAAVVATGRSDQPNQINNVLAFPGVFRGMLDAHAEEFTEEMAIAAARAIADVVGEEKINPTVIVPSVFDSRVAPAVAAAVRAAAQNPAVTPPPAADPGPADLPEIAANASATP
- a CDS encoding ISL3 family transposase; this encodes MRSVRVWARLFGVEQAVLEGVEFDAVESVVVARVRVRRGARHRCPHCRRRCAGYDAGVRRRWRALDLGTVRAVIEADAPRVSCRVHGVIVAAVPWARHGAGHTRAFDQVVAWLAVHAAKSVVSRLMRISWRTVGAIVARVWADTGDAVDRLDGLRRIGIDEVSYKKGHRYLSVVVDHDTGRLVWAAAGKSAATLHAFFDLLGPERAAAITHVSADGADWITTVVRRRCPNAVRCADPFHVVAWASDAVDRVRRQVWNAATGRGAGRRGVAVGEARLVKNTRWALWKNPNNLTDAQRATLAWIAKTHPRLHRAWALKEGLRYVFTLAKTSPPAAVEALDRWVEWARRSRIDIFVDLQRRVTRHRDAIIASITHGLSNGRIESVNAKIRLITRMAFGFHSPDALIALAMLNLGGHQPQLPNR
- the dapF gene encoding diaminopimelate epimerase; the protein is MEFTKGHGTGNDFVILPDPDGTLDLTPGLVAALCDRRRGLGGDGVLRVVRAAKHPDGVALAGEAEWFMDYWNSDGSFAEMCGNGARVFVRYLLETGLVAPSGGTLPVATRAGLVRARVEGADVAVEMRRPRLHDAATATLGGLTLTGAAVDVGNPHLVCALPAALDLAGLDLTRAPEVDASVFPTGVNVEFTTPGGPVDGADAHVLMRVHERGSAETLSCGTGACAVAAVALRDADRETGVVAVDVPGGRLTVTVTPDSCWLSGPAVLVATGTLIPDALRP
- the miaA gene encoding tRNA (adenosine(37)-N6)-dimethylallyltransferase MiaA: MAGAGRRGRRGGRRLARRAGLPPGALRRRLLRGELGAGVSVDGIVVAVVGPTAAGKSALSIALAHALGGEVVNADSMQLYRGMDVGTAKLTPAEREGVPHHLLDIWPVTEPASVAEYQKLARAAVDDILARGRVPLLVGGSGLYVRAVLEQFEFPGTDPALRERLEAELAEVGPGPLHARLAEADPEAAAGILPSNGRRIVRALEVIELTGAPFAASLPAPTPYYPSVQLGVDLDTARLDERIALRVDRMWADGLVDEVRTLVGEGLPAGRTAGRALGYHQVLRFLAGESTETEAYEETIRATRRFVRRQRSWFRRDPRVHWLDSAAPDVVDTALRVAAGDRG
- a CDS encoding DUF349 domain-containing protein, whose product is MSDWTAFGRVDEDGTVYVKTAEGERVVGSWQAGAPEEGLAHFARRFSDLVTEVDLTEARLNSGAADAGGSLATIRRIRASLPEAHVVGDIDALAARLDKLATVAEEKAGEAKAAREAARGEALARKTALVEEAEKLAAESTGWKTAGDRLKEILDEWKTIRGVDKKSDGELWKRFAAARDGFTRRRGAHFASLDQQRKQAQTVKEELVAEAEKLKESTDWGVTAGQLKDLMAQWKAAPRAAKEAEQKLWERFRAAQDEFFTRRSEVFSARDNEQRANLERKQALLAEAEALDVDGDPKGAQAKLRDIQAQWHEAGRVPREAAAGLDRRLRAVDDKVRVVMDSAWRRTSKEDNPLLAQMRAQVAEAEDRLARAQAAGDTRRIKEAESALASKRQFLQLAEQAG